A portion of the Eubacterium maltosivorans genome contains these proteins:
- the lctC gene encoding lactate dehydrogenase subunit LctC encodes MAGIKVINENCGQEIFDQFNEICPFGAFTFENDKMEVTAACKMCKLCLKKGPEGYVELEEDEKEAVDKSKYRGVTVYVDHVEGKIHPVTLELIGKAKELASVIDHPVYALFIGHNIGDKAKELLHYGVDKVFVYDDARLAHFSIEPYTNAFEDFIRKENPSSILVGATNVGRSLAPRVAARFRTGLTADCTILEMKENTDLVQIRPAFGGNIMAQIVTENNRPQFCTVRYKIFSAPERSEEAKGEIVNMKLEEKRFASAIEVLEIIKKEKGFDISEADVIVAVGRGVKSEKDLPMVQEFADAIGAKMACTRPNIENGWFDPRLQIGLSGRTVKPKLIIAVGVSGSVQFAAGMQNSEYIVAINNDKNASIFNIAHCGIVGDLYEVIPELMEEIRNNKNVNETLESEAV; translated from the coding sequence ATGGCTGGAATTAAAGTAATCAATGAAAACTGCGGACAGGAGATCTTCGATCAGTTTAATGAAATTTGTCCGTTCGGGGCCTTTACTTTTGAAAATGATAAGATGGAAGTAACCGCTGCCTGTAAGATGTGCAAGCTGTGCCTGAAAAAAGGCCCTGAAGGCTATGTAGAACTGGAAGAGGATGAAAAGGAAGCGGTTGACAAGAGCAAATACCGCGGCGTTACCGTCTATGTAGACCATGTGGAAGGGAAGATCCATCCGGTAACACTCGAACTGATCGGAAAGGCAAAGGAGCTGGCTTCCGTCATCGATCACCCGGTATATGCCCTGTTCATCGGCCACAACATTGGTGACAAGGCCAAAGAACTGCTGCACTACGGCGTCGATAAGGTTTTTGTCTATGACGACGCCCGCCTGGCGCATTTCTCCATCGAGCCTTATACTAACGCCTTTGAAGACTTTATCCGCAAGGAAAACCCATCCTCGATCCTGGTGGGTGCGACCAACGTGGGCCGTTCGCTGGCACCGCGTGTGGCGGCTCGCTTCCGCACCGGCTTAACTGCAGACTGCACCATCCTGGAAATGAAGGAAAACACCGATTTAGTCCAGATTCGTCCGGCTTTTGGTGGGAACATCATGGCTCAGATCGTCACTGAAAACAACCGCCCGCAGTTCTGCACAGTGCGCTACAAGATTTTTTCAGCGCCGGAACGTTCTGAAGAGGCCAAGGGTGAGATTGTGAATATGAAATTAGAAGAAAAACGTTTTGCCTCCGCCATCGAGGTTCTTGAAATCATTAAGAAGGAAAAAGGCTTTGACATTTCTGAGGCCGATGTCATCGTTGCGGTTGGCCGTGGGGTCAAGAGTGAAAAAGACCTGCCAATGGTCCAGGAATTCGCAGACGCCATCGGCGCGAAAATGGCCTGTACCCGCCCGAATATCGAAAATGGCTGGTTCGACCCGCGTCTGCAGATTGGCCTGAGCGGGCGTACGGTTAAGCCTAAGCTGATCATCGCTGTGGGTGTGTCCGGCTCAGTCCAGTTCGCCGCTGGTATGCAGAACTCCGAATACATTGTGGCCATTAATAATGATAAGAACGCATCCATCTTTAACATTGCCCACTGTGGTATTGTTGGGGATTTGTACGAAGTCATCCCTGAGCTGATGGAAGAAATACGAAACAATAAAAATGTGAACGAAACCCTGGAAAGTGAGGCTGTATAA
- the lctD gene encoding lactate dehydrogenase subunit LctD: MDYKKVDEKDVEYLRTLVDADRILVGDEISEDYSHDELGTVANYPEVLMRVLSTEEVSAIMKYAYEQNIPVVVRGSGTGLVGACVPIYGGIMLETTLMNNILELDTENLTVTVEPGVLLMELSKFVEENDLFYPPDPGEKSATIAGNISTNAGGMRAVKYGVTRDYVRGLTVVMPNGEVLELGGKIVKNSSGYSLKDLVIGSEGTLCVITKAVLKLLPLPKKTLSLLVPFDTFTEAAAVVPKIIKSKAIPTAIEFMERQTILFAEDFLGKKFPDTKSNAYILLTFDGNTKEQVEAEYEVVADLCLSEGAKDVYIVDTDERKDSVWSARGAFLEAIKASTTEMDECDVVVPRNRVAEFINYTHDLEKELNIRIPSFGHAGDGNLHLYICRDELGEKEWEEMLDTAMDKLYAKSLEFDGLVSGEHGIGYAKRKYLFNDYGEYEMGLMDGIKHAFDPKNILNPKKVCQM, encoded by the coding sequence ATGGATTACAAAAAAGTTGATGAAAAGGACGTTGAATATTTAAGAACCCTGGTGGATGCGGACCGCATCCTGGTAGGGGATGAAATCTCTGAGGATTACAGCCATGACGAGCTGGGCACTGTTGCTAATTATCCGGAAGTGCTGATGCGCGTGCTCTCCACCGAGGAGGTTTCCGCCATCATGAAATATGCCTATGAACAGAACATTCCTGTGGTGGTCAGAGGCTCGGGCACTGGTCTGGTGGGCGCATGCGTGCCCATCTATGGCGGCATCATGCTGGAAACCACACTGATGAACAATATCCTTGAGCTGGATACAGAAAACCTGACAGTGACCGTGGAACCCGGCGTGCTGCTCATGGAGCTTTCCAAATTTGTGGAAGAAAACGACCTGTTCTACCCACCGGACCCAGGTGAAAAATCAGCGACCATCGCGGGCAATATCTCCACCAACGCTGGCGGTATGCGCGCGGTAAAATACGGCGTCACCCGTGACTATGTCCGCGGTCTTACCGTGGTCATGCCAAATGGGGAAGTGCTGGAGCTTGGCGGAAAGATCGTTAAAAACAGCTCCGGCTACAGCCTAAAGGATCTGGTCATCGGCTCGGAGGGAACTCTGTGCGTGATTACAAAGGCTGTACTTAAGCTGCTGCCCCTGCCTAAAAAAACCCTGAGCCTTCTGGTGCCTTTCGATACCTTTACAGAAGCGGCTGCCGTGGTGCCAAAGATCATCAAATCCAAAGCCATCCCGACAGCCATTGAGTTTATGGAACGCCAGACCATCCTCTTTGCCGAAGATTTCTTAGGTAAGAAATTCCCGGATACCAAGAGCAATGCCTACATCCTGCTCACTTTTGACGGCAACACCAAAGAACAGGTGGAAGCAGAGTATGAAGTGGTGGCAGACCTCTGTCTGAGTGAGGGGGCAAAGGATGTGTATATTGTCGATACTGACGAGCGTAAGGACTCTGTCTGGAGCGCCCGCGGCGCTTTCCTGGAAGCCATCAAGGCATCTACCACTGAAATGGACGAATGTGACGTGGTGGTCCCGAGAAACCGTGTGGCAGAATTCATCAACTACACCCACGACCTTGAAAAGGAACTGAACATCCGAATCCCGAGCTTTGGCCATGCCGGCGACGGCAACCTGCACCTTTACATCTGCCGTGATGAGCTGGGTGAAAAGGAATGGGAAGAAATGCTGGACACCGCCATGGATAAGCTTTACGCCAAATCCCTTGAGTTTGACGGGCTGGTTTCCGGCGAGCACGGCATCGGCTATGCCAAACGAAAATACCTCTTTAACGACTATGGCGAATATGAAATGGGTCTGATGGACGGCATCAAGCATGCTTTTGACCCGAAGAATATTCTGAACCCTAAAAAAGTCTGCCAGATGTAA
- a CDS encoding L-lactate permease: MDNIYVLFILALIPIIWLIVSLGVMKIPGHKACPVALVITLVLSILVWKMPALDSFTGALEGIVMGLWPIVYIIIAAVFTYNLTTYSGSMETIKNMMTGVSSDKRILVLILAWGFGGFLEAIAGFGTAVAIPAGIMASLGFNPISAAVMCLIANTTPTAFGAIGLPVTTLAQVTDLNVMQLSYTVSIQLFVLILIIPFVLVMLTGGGFKAIKGVFGITLISGLAFAIPQIFVAKFLGAELPAIVGSLICMGVTVLVAKKFYNKEEAAGAVKVPLKTAFMAWLPFILVFIFIILCSSLFPFISEPLGSIKTSIPIYTGEGAKPYTFAWIACPGTLIILATYLGGLLQGLKFREISVVFGKTIKQMGKTAITVCSIVGLAKVMGYSGMITSIAMVLVAVTGGFYPLIAPIIGALGTFVTGSDTSANVLFGELQVQAAGSIGADPFWIAAANMAGATAGKMISPQSIAVATAATGLIGQEGKILTSTMKFCAVYVVIIGIVVFFGGPLLGF, encoded by the coding sequence ATGGACAACATTTATGTTCTTTTCATATTGGCGCTCATCCCCATCATTTGGTTGATTGTTTCACTGGGTGTGATGAAAATACCAGGGCATAAGGCCTGCCCCGTGGCCCTGGTGATCACCCTGGTTCTCAGTATACTGGTCTGGAAAATGCCAGCGCTTGACAGCTTTACCGGTGCCCTTGAGGGCATTGTCATGGGGCTTTGGCCCATTGTCTACATCATCATCGCGGCGGTGTTTACCTACAACCTTACCACTTATTCGGGCAGCATGGAAACCATTAAAAACATGATGACTGGCGTGTCCTCAGATAAACGCATCCTCGTACTCATACTGGCCTGGGGCTTCGGCGGCTTTCTGGAAGCCATCGCGGGTTTTGGTACCGCGGTGGCCATCCCGGCTGGCATCATGGCCTCTCTCGGCTTTAATCCCATCTCGGCAGCGGTCATGTGCCTGATCGCGAACACCACGCCGACAGCCTTTGGGGCCATTGGCCTGCCCGTCACCACGCTGGCCCAGGTAACGGACCTGAATGTAATGCAGCTGTCCTATACGGTTTCCATCCAGCTTTTTGTGCTCATTCTCATTATTCCGTTTGTACTGGTCATGCTTACTGGCGGGGGATTCAAGGCCATTAAGGGTGTGTTTGGCATCACTTTAATCTCTGGGCTGGCCTTTGCCATTCCTCAGATTTTTGTGGCGAAGTTCCTTGGAGCAGAGCTTCCCGCCATTGTGGGGTCACTGATCTGTATGGGCGTGACCGTTCTGGTCGCCAAGAAGTTTTATAACAAGGAGGAAGCTGCCGGGGCTGTGAAGGTCCCCCTGAAAACTGCCTTCATGGCCTGGCTGCCCTTCATTCTGGTTTTTATTTTTATCATCCTCTGCTCATCGCTGTTCCCGTTTATCAGTGAGCCGCTGGGCAGCATCAAAACCTCAATTCCCATTTATACCGGAGAGGGCGCGAAGCCCTACACCTTTGCGTGGATCGCCTGTCCGGGAACCCTGATCATCCTTGCCACCTACCTGGGCGGGCTGCTGCAGGGGCTGAAGTTCAGAGAAATTTCTGTTGTGTTTGGTAAAACCATCAAACAGATGGGAAAAACAGCGATCACAGTTTGTTCCATTGTAGGCCTGGCCAAGGTTATGGGCTACAGCGGAATGATCACTTCCATCGCCATGGTACTGGTGGCCGTTACAGGCGGCTTTTATCCCCTTATCGCGCCCATCATCGGTGCGCTCGGTACCTTTGTGACAGGAAGCGATACCTCGGCCAACGTCCTTTTTGGCGAGCTGCAGGTACAGGCGGCTGGCTCCATCGGGGCAGACCCCTTCTGGATCGCGGCAGCCAATATGGCTGGCGCTACAGCCGGAAAAATGATTTCACCCCAGAGTATCGCTGTTGCGACAGCGGCCACTGGGTTAATTGGTCAGGAAGGCAAGATCCTAACCTCGACCATGAAATTCTGCGCGGTGTATGTCGTGATTATCGGCATCGTAGTATTCTTCGGAGGCCCGCTTTTAGGCTTCTGA